From one Formosa sediminum genomic stretch:
- a CDS encoding efflux RND transporter periplasmic adaptor subunit, producing the protein MKTRTFNLHVLTMGLCMSVITLSCNSNKSSKPDMVSEYEVLTVSTKNIETYREFPVTIEGTENIEIYPKIEGFIEKVYVDEGQYVQKGQVLFSLNAPEYQQDLLSTKAAISSAKADVSSAQVDVEKAKPLVEREIISKFELTSAENSLTAANAALEQAQANYSNAQTNYNYTKITAPVSGYIGTLPYKLGSLVSSSISEPLTTVSNIKQVYAYFSINEKTYLEFAKVGLFKNLEEVSLLLPDYTAFDQKGKIQTVSGQVDEETGSFNVRAIFDNPDNLLRTGNSATIQIPRTIKDAFLIPQSATYEIQGGVYVYVVNEQSQVQSTKITVTATNSGQAYIVTEGLKAGDQVVLEGISGLSSGKEIKTVQVKESDISALQQITEKVTTTNN; encoded by the coding sequence ATGAAAACAAGAACTTTTAATTTACATGTGCTAACTATGGGATTGTGTATGAGTGTGATAACGCTCTCCTGTAATTCCAATAAATCGTCTAAACCAGATATGGTGTCAGAATATGAAGTGCTAACCGTATCTACCAAAAATATAGAAACCTACAGAGAATTTCCGGTAACCATTGAAGGTACAGAAAATATAGAAATATATCCTAAAATTGAAGGTTTTATAGAGAAGGTGTATGTAGATGAGGGCCAATATGTACAAAAAGGTCAAGTACTTTTTTCATTAAATGCACCTGAATATCAACAAGACCTTTTAAGTACAAAGGCCGCAATTAGTAGTGCAAAAGCCGATGTAAGTTCTGCGCAAGTCGATGTAGAGAAAGCAAAGCCTTTAGTAGAACGAGAAATTATAAGTAAATTTGAGTTAACATCTGCAGAAAATTCACTTACTGCGGCAAATGCGGCTTTAGAACAGGCACAAGCCAACTACTCTAATGCACAAACTAACTATAACTATACAAAAATTACAGCTCCGGTTTCGGGATATATCGGTACGTTACCTTATAAATTAGGAAGTTTAGTAAGTAGTAGTATTTCAGAACCTTTAACTACGGTATCCAACATTAAACAAGTGTATGCTTATTTTTCAATTAATGAAAAGACATATTTGGAATTTGCGAAAGTAGGCCTATTTAAAAATCTTGAAGAAGTATCGCTCTTACTACCAGATTATACCGCTTTTGACCAAAAAGGAAAAATTCAAACGGTTAGCGGACAAGTAGATGAAGAAACAGGCTCGTTTAATGTGCGTGCTATTTTTGATAATCCAGATAATTTATTGAGAACCGGTAACAGCGCAACCATTCAAATTCCTAGAACAATTAAAGATGCTTTTCTTATCCCGCAATCTGCTACTTATGAAATTCAAGGTGGTGTATATGTCTATGTGGTAAACGAACAATCGCAAGTACAATCCACAAAAATTACCGTAACAGCTACAAATTCGGGTCAGGCTTATATTGTTACAGAGGGACTCAAAGCTGGAGACCAAGTAGTTCTTGAAGGCATTTCAGGTTTATCTAGCGGTAAAGAAATAAAAACAGTTCAAGTAAAAGAAAGTGATATTAGTGCGCTTCAGCAAATTACTGAAAAAGTAACAACTACCAACAACTAA
- a CDS encoding Na+/H+ antiporter NhaC family protein, which translates to MAKRILHNTPKFSALIPLFVFVFTFLGVGIYQDDFYALPSPIAVIGGIIVAFIMFKDAIASKIKTLLEGCGDDKILTMCLIYLLAGAFAAITNATGSVDAIVNMGLDYIAIQYIYVGIFIIAGFLSVSTGTSVGAIVALGPIVVSFADKSTADLAILCGALLGGSMFGDNLSVISDTTIAATQSLGCKMSDKFKQNIKIAIPAAVFTIVVLIFQGLNLKTEQIQTVAYSYEIIKIMPYVLVIVLSIIGVNVFVTLLIGAVSAAALGIIYNDFTWLQATKISYEGFTNMTEIFLLSLLTGGLAALVAKQGGIDFILVNIKKLIKNKTSAQLGIATLVSSINMAIANNTVSIIIAGPIGKTINDEYQLDNKQTASILDIFSCITQGLLPYGAQVLMILSFSKGKIDYLDLVSNTWYLLLLFIYTILYISVCPLKYSKKL; encoded by the coding sequence ATGGCTAAACGTATACTTCATAACACACCAAAATTTTCCGCATTAATTCCACTTTTCGTATTTGTATTTACCTTTTTAGGTGTAGGTATTTATCAAGATGATTTTTATGCACTCCCTTCTCCTATAGCCGTTATAGGCGGAATAATTGTTGCATTTATAATGTTTAAAGATGCCATTGCTTCTAAAATTAAAACGCTTCTTGAGGGTTGTGGAGACGATAAAATTTTAACGATGTGTTTAATATATTTACTCGCCGGTGCTTTTGCTGCGATTACTAATGCTACTGGTAGTGTAGACGCTATAGTAAATATGGGCCTAGATTATATTGCTATACAATATATATATGTTGGTATTTTTATTATTGCTGGTTTTTTATCGGTTTCTACAGGAACTTCTGTGGGTGCAATTGTAGCTCTAGGTCCAATAGTTGTTAGTTTTGCTGACAAAAGTACTGCAGATCTAGCTATTTTATGTGGAGCACTATTAGGAGGAAGCATGTTTGGCGATAATTTATCTGTGATCTCTGACACGACAATTGCAGCCACACAATCCTTGGGCTGTAAAATGAGCGATAAATTTAAACAGAATATTAAAATTGCTATTCCCGCAGCTGTATTTACTATTGTTGTTTTAATATTTCAAGGGCTAAATTTAAAAACAGAACAGATACAAACTGTAGCATATTCATACGAAATTATAAAAATAATGCCATATGTACTCGTAATTGTTTTATCAATAATTGGTGTTAATGTATTTGTTACCTTATTAATTGGAGCAGTTTCCGCAGCTGCTTTAGGTATAATTTATAATGACTTTACTTGGCTACAAGCCACTAAAATTTCTTATGAAGGTTTTACCAATATGACAGAAATATTTTTACTATCCTTACTTACTGGTGGACTTGCTGCGTTAGTTGCAAAACAAGGTGGTATAGACTTTATATTAGTAAACATTAAAAAGCTAATTAAAAACAAAACATCTGCTCAACTAGGTATTGCCACATTGGTTAGTAGTATAAATATGGCCATTGCAAATAATACTGTCTCAATAATTATAGCAGGACCAATTGGTAAGACTATTAATGATGAATACCAATTAGATAACAAACAAACTGCATCTATTTTAGATATTTTTTCTTGTATTACTCAAGGTTTATTGCCTTATGGGGCACAAGTATTAATGATTTTAAGTTTTTCTAAAGGAAAAATAGATTACCTCGATTTAGTTTCTAATACATGGTATTTACTTTTACTATTTATTTACACCATTTTATATATAAGTGTATGTCCGCTTAAATATTCAAAAAAACTATAA
- a CDS encoding DUF302 domain-containing protein, with product MKLSTLTTLLFSIAFLVFACDSDDDNNDILDNNTPDTDGITYAKTTTAPTEIYNAIIETLNANDNIGIVAEVNHSENATNAGLTLDYTRTVYFGNPTLGTPIMQNNITAGLDLPQRISVYTSEDGETIVTYNTVDYIINRHDLGNVSTTDMIEDALANIVASATDATLIINDVDDDDPNGIVSVSSANDFETTYNNIITTLNGLEPITIMAELDHQANAASVDLELMPAKLIIFGNPVLGTPLMQESRTTALDLPQKMLVYQDENNEVKIIYNNPDYIADRHDIDNNNDTIETISQALENIAASGAAE from the coding sequence ATGAAATTATCCACATTAACAACACTATTATTTAGTATCGCATTTTTAGTATTTGCATGCGATAGCGACGACGATAATAACGACATATTAGATAACAACACGCCTGATACTGATGGTATCACTTATGCAAAAACAACAACCGCTCCTACAGAAATTTACAATGCTATTATTGAAACTTTAAATGCAAACGATAATATTGGGATTGTTGCCGAAGTTAATCATTCCGAAAATGCTACTAACGCTGGATTAACATTAGATTATACCAGAACAGTATACTTTGGAAACCCAACTTTAGGGACACCAATTATGCAAAATAATATTACTGCAGGTTTAGATTTACCCCAACGTATTTCTGTTTACACCAGTGAAGACGGTGAAACAATTGTTACCTATAATACGGTAGATTATATTATAAATAGACATGATCTTGGTAATGTTTCTACTACAGATATGATTGAAGATGCGCTAGCTAATATTGTAGCTTCTGCAACAGATGCTACACTTATAATTAATGATGTAGATGATGACGATCCAAATGGTATTGTTTCCGTTTCCAGTGCAAATGATTTTGAGACCACTTATAATAATATCATCACAACTCTAAATGGTTTAGAGCCGATAACTATTATGGCTGAATTAGATCACCAAGCCAATGCAGCTAGTGTAGATTTAGAGTTAATGCCTGCAAAGCTTATAATATTTGGAAACCCAGTTTTAGGCACACCATTAATGCAAGAATCTAGAACCACTGCCTTAGATTTACCTCAAAAAATGTTAGTCTATCAAGATGAAAATAATGAGGTAAAGATTATATATAACAATCCTGATTATATTGCAGATCGTCATGATATCGATAATAATAACGATACCATTGAAACCATATCTCAAGCCTTAGAAAACATTGCTGCTTCTGGAGCAGCAGAATAA
- a CDS encoding NAD-dependent succinate-semialdehyde dehydrogenase: MKTSVSINPATEEQIAEYNRLTKSETHTKINSAHAAYLQWKTTSYQERAKLLNALADVFETHKDKYALLATSEMGKTLDQAVKEVEKCALICRYYAEHGANLLQNVTVDTEAQQSYVTFQPLGVILAVMPWNFPFYQAIRFLGPAVMAGNTAVLKHASNVQGCAFAIEEAVKQAGFPEGIFTNLNLDSDAIESVIAHENIVAVTLTGSAPAGKSVAAIAGKHLKKSVLELGGNDAYIVLEDANLDKATDLATQGRIQNNGQTCIAAKRFIVLESIYEAFIKLYTEKMGAAKMGDPTDKDTVYGPLARIDLRNELHEQVKKTIAQGGTLLLGGHIPDRKGAYYPATILTDLKPGMEAFNEELFGPVASVIRAKNETEAIALANMSKFGLGAGVITSDAKKGETIALQLEAGNCFVNKLVASDPRLPFGGIKTSGYGRELSEYGIKEFVNIKTVWIN, encoded by the coding sequence ATGAAAACATCCGTTTCAATAAATCCGGCCACAGAAGAACAAATCGCAGAATATAACCGATTAACAAAATCGGAAACACATACTAAAATCAATTCTGCACATGCAGCATATTTACAGTGGAAAACAACATCATATCAAGAGCGTGCCAAGTTATTAAATGCCTTGGCAGATGTTTTTGAAACTCATAAAGATAAATATGCACTTTTAGCTACCTCAGAAATGGGTAAAACGCTAGATCAAGCCGTTAAAGAAGTTGAAAAATGCGCGCTCATTTGTAGATATTATGCTGAACATGGTGCTAATTTATTACAAAATGTAACTGTTGATACAGAAGCGCAACAAAGCTATGTTACATTTCAACCTTTAGGTGTTATTTTAGCAGTAATGCCTTGGAATTTCCCTTTTTACCAAGCCATACGGTTTTTAGGGCCTGCAGTTATGGCTGGAAATACTGCAGTATTAAAACACGCGTCTAATGTACAAGGCTGTGCTTTTGCTATTGAAGAAGCTGTAAAACAAGCAGGCTTTCCTGAGGGAATTTTCACCAATTTAAACTTAGATTCTGATGCTATTGAATCGGTTATTGCACACGAAAACATTGTGGCAGTTACTCTAACAGGGAGTGCTCCTGCTGGTAAATCTGTAGCAGCTATAGCAGGAAAACACTTAAAGAAAAGTGTTTTAGAACTTGGAGGTAATGATGCCTATATTGTATTAGAAGATGCCAATTTAGATAAAGCCACGGATTTGGCAACACAAGGTAGAATACAAAACAACGGACAAACCTGTATTGCTGCCAAACGCTTTATTGTATTAGAAAGTATTTACGAAGCATTTATAAAGTTATATACTGAAAAAATGGGTGCTGCCAAAATGGGAGATCCTACAGATAAAGATACTGTATACGGCCCATTAGCACGAATAGATTTAAGAAATGAACTTCATGAACAAGTAAAGAAAACAATTGCACAAGGCGGTACATTACTATTAGGAGGCCATATTCCCGATAGAAAAGGTGCCTACTACCCTGCTACAATTTTAACAGATTTAAAACCTGGAATGGAAGCTTTTAATGAAGAATTATTTGGGCCAGTAGCATCAGTAATTCGTGCTAAAAATGAAACAGAAGCCATAGCACTTGCAAACATGTCTAAATTTGGATTAGGAGCTGGAGTTATTACAAGCGATGCTAAAAAAGGAGAAACTATTGCATTACAACTTGAAGCTGGTAATTGTTTTGTAAACAAATTGGTCGCATCAGATCCAAGATTACCATTTGGAGGTATAAAAACAAGCGGATACGGAAGAGAACTTTCGGAGTACGGTATTAAAGAATTTGTAAATATTAAAACCGTCTGGATAAATTAA
- a CDS encoding RDD family protein, translating into MKRLQIKTAQNVDINFTIATVGQRLFTFIIDNIIKFAYIYFAYKFLNFNLIENTLEGDQWSIKAIDVLVLIPVTFYSLYSEILLNGQTLGKLLLQIKVINIEGFKPSITDYTIRWFLRTIDFNFFSLIYIYVAALGLDSDYEILILIFVIGKLIGFFLIIFTSKNQRFGDLMADTVVISLKDQVKFSDTILEKITETYTPVYPSVIRLSDNDARIIKETFNMAAQANDYKTLLKLRNKIIEVTGIKSAHKNDKEFINVVLKDYNYYTQSM; encoded by the coding sequence ATGAAAAGACTCCAAATAAAAACAGCACAAAATGTAGACATTAATTTTACAATTGCTACTGTGGGGCAACGCTTGTTTACCTTTATTATAGACAATATTATAAAGTTTGCTTATATTTATTTTGCCTATAAATTTTTAAACTTCAATCTTATTGAAAACACGCTTGAAGGCGATCAATGGTCTATAAAGGCCATAGATGTTTTGGTATTAATTCCTGTTACGTTTTATTCCTTATACTCAGAAATTTTATTAAATGGGCAAACACTAGGGAAGTTGTTACTACAAATTAAAGTTATAAATATAGAAGGTTTTAAGCCGTCTATAACAGACTATACCATTAGATGGTTTTTAAGAACAATAGATTTTAATTTCTTTTCCTTAATTTATATATATGTAGCAGCTTTAGGCTTAGATTCTGATTACGAAATATTAATTCTAATTTTTGTTATTGGAAAACTTATAGGCTTTTTTCTTATTATTTTCACCAGTAAAAATCAGCGTTTTGGAGATTTAATGGCTGATACAGTTGTGATATCTTTAAAAGACCAAGTGAAGTTTTCTGATACTATTTTAGAAAAAATTACAGAGACATACACTCCTGTTTATCCTTCTGTAATCCGATTGTCTGATAACGATGCAAGAATTATTAAAGAAACGTTTAATATGGCAGCTCAGGCAAATGATTATAAAACGTTACTTAAACTTCGTAATAAAATTATTGAAGTTACAGGCATTAAATCTGCCCATAAAAATGATAAAGAATTTATAAACGTGGTATTAAAAGACTATAATTATTATACGCAAAGTATGTAG
- a CDS encoding stage II sporulation protein M, with protein MREVAFIKQNKEKWLEFEQISSNKEKKSPDDIANLHIKIMNDLVYAQTYYPKSKVTVYLNKLAKSSFNNVYHTKRQEPHVVLNFFFKTVPLLAYKHRKYIYISFIVFFICFFIGLLSTFNDETFARQILGNSYVTQTLENIESGDAMAIYKSGSNWGTFIGIYDNNQRVGLNMFLSGIFLGIGTGFYIAYNAIMVAVFQAFFYQYNSFFDSLKGIWIHGTYEIFGMIIEAAAGYIIGASILFPGTLKRFQSFKIGVREAFYIFISTIPFTIIAAFLEGYITRYSNTMPVIACFAIILFCLSTISYYYLILPYKVAKKHALR; from the coding sequence ATGAGAGAAGTCGCTTTTATAAAGCAAAATAAAGAAAAATGGCTTGAATTTGAGCAGATAAGTTCAAATAAAGAAAAAAAAAGTCCAGACGATATAGCTAATTTACACATAAAAATCATGAATGATTTAGTGTATGCACAAACGTATTACCCTAAAAGTAAAGTTACTGTCTATTTAAATAAACTTGCTAAAAGTAGTTTTAATAATGTTTACCACACAAAAAGACAAGAACCACATGTCGTACTAAACTTTTTTTTTAAAACAGTTCCACTACTTGCTTATAAACACAGAAAGTATATTTATATTTCTTTCATAGTATTCTTTATTTGTTTTTTTATTGGTTTACTATCCACATTTAACGACGAAACTTTTGCCAGACAAATACTTGGTAATAGTTATGTTACTCAAACCCTAGAGAATATTGAAAGCGGAGACGCCATGGCAATTTACAAAAGCGGAAGCAATTGGGGTACATTTATTGGTATTTACGACAACAACCAACGTGTGGGTTTAAACATGTTTTTATCAGGTATATTTTTAGGTATTGGTACTGGATTTTATATTGCCTATAACGCGATAATGGTCGCTGTTTTTCAAGCATTCTTCTATCAGTACAATAGTTTTTTTGATAGTTTAAAAGGAATCTGGATTCATGGTACTTACGAGATTTTTGGTATGATTATAGAAGCTGCTGCTGGTTATATTATTGGCGCAAGTATTTTATTTCCAGGAACATTAAAACGTTTTCAGTCGTTTAAAATTGGTGTTCGTGAAGCTTTTTATATTTTTATAAGCACCATACCATTTACTATTATTGCTGCTTTTTTAGAAGGATATATTACCCGATATTCTAATACAATGCCCGTTATAGCCTGTTTTGCAATTATACTATTTTGTTTAAGTACTATTAGTTATTACTACCTTATTCTACCATACAAAGTAGCTAAAAAACACGCTTTAAGATGA
- a CDS encoding DUF4129 domain-containing protein produces the protein MIRKTLIYIAFLLFQYGFSAHLNVNFQEETDSVINSKTVAVKNHLEYTTNLKDKYNGSDFKYNDHLKATKKAVTTPDSSNSSGLNMLKLFANFMTSIFPIILGLIVVLIILKTVLGTNIRFWNTKTSNKKVTDHVIYEDEDIHDTNFESHIKNALSQQNYRLATRYYYLALLKKLSDKKTITYHKDKTNSEYIFEIQNKNIKDQFSNISYIYSYVWYGEFPIDAAKFQTIEQQYKSIFNTIN, from the coding sequence ATGATAAGAAAAACCTTAATATATATTGCGTTTTTACTTTTTCAATATGGATTTTCGGCCCATCTTAATGTTAATTTTCAAGAGGAAACAGATAGTGTTATAAACTCTAAAACCGTAGCTGTAAAAAATCATTTAGAATATACCACTAATTTAAAAGACAAATATAACGGTAGCGATTTTAAATATAATGATCATTTAAAAGCCACAAAAAAAGCTGTTACTACACCTGACTCTAGTAATTCTAGCGGGTTAAACATGCTAAAGCTCTTTGCAAATTTTATGACCTCTATATTTCCAATAATTTTAGGTCTTATAGTGGTTTTAATTATCCTTAAAACCGTTTTAGGCACAAACATTAGATTTTGGAATACAAAAACTTCAAATAAAAAAGTAACAGATCATGTTATTTATGAAGATGAGGACATCCACGATACCAATTTTGAATCTCACATTAAAAACGCACTGTCTCAACAAAATTACAGATTGGCCACGCGGTATTATTATTTGGCCTTGTTAAAAAAACTCTCTGATAAAAAAACCATAACTTATCATAAAGACAAAACCAATAGTGAATACATTTTTGAAATTCAGAATAAAAATATAAAAGATCAGTTTTCAAACATATCTTACATTTACAGTTATGTTTGGTATGGCGAATTTCCTATAGATGCGGCCAAGTTTCAAACTATAGAACAACAATACAAATCTATTTTTAATACTATTAATTGA
- a CDS encoding AAA family ATPase has protein sequence MEDQIPTEQPEHLDFKNRIDVSELQEAVYNIKSQLKKVIVGQQNMMDLLIVALLADGHALIEGVPGVAKTITAKLLSRTVDVDFSRIQFTPDLMPSDILGTSVFNAKISDFEFKKGPIFSSMILIDEINRAPAKTQAALFEVMEEKQITVDGETYKMKEPFIVLATQNPIEQEGTYRLPEAQLDRFLFKINVDYPTANEELDIIMKEQALINATKIEQIQTIISGAKIETFKALVNQISLEENLLKYIANIVVNTRTNSFLYLGASPRASIAILKASKAFAAIEGRDFVTPEDIKKAAIPVLQHRVIVTPEREMEGLTSKQIIEQIIETVEIPR, from the coding sequence ATGGAAGACCAAATACCTACAGAACAACCTGAACATTTAGATTTTAAAAATAGAATAGATGTGTCTGAACTTCAAGAAGCCGTTTATAACATAAAGTCGCAGTTAAAAAAAGTTATTGTCGGGCAACAAAACATGATGGATCTATTAATTGTAGCACTCTTGGCAGACGGTCACGCCCTAATAGAAGGTGTTCCTGGTGTTGCAAAAACCATTACCGCTAAATTATTATCTAGAACAGTAGATGTCGATTTTAGCAGAATACAATTTACACCCGATTTAATGCCTTCAGATATTTTAGGAACTTCGGTTTTTAATGCTAAAATATCCGATTTTGAATTTAAAAAAGGACCTATTTTTTCGAGTATGATTTTAATAGACGAAATTAATAGAGCTCCTGCTAAAACTCAAGCCGCTTTATTTGAGGTTATGGAAGAAAAACAAATTACTGTAGACGGAGAAACTTATAAAATGAAAGAACCGTTTATTGTTTTAGCGACACAAAACCCAATAGAACAAGAAGGAACTTATAGATTACCAGAAGCACAATTAGACCGTTTTCTCTTTAAAATTAATGTAGACTATCCTACTGCTAATGAAGAGTTAGATATTATAATGAAGGAACAAGCTCTTATAAATGCCACTAAAATTGAACAAATACAGACCATTATTAGTGGTGCTAAAATTGAAACTTTTAAAGCTTTAGTTAATCAAATAAGTTTAGAAGAAAATCTATTAAAATACATTGCGAATATTGTAGTAAATACCCGAACTAATTCATTTTTATATTTGGGAGCTTCTCCTCGAGCAAGTATAGCAATTTTAAAAGCTTCCAAAGCTTTTGCTGCCATAGAAGGGCGTGATTTTGTAACACCAGAAGATATTAAAAAAGCTGCAATTCCGGTATTACAACATCGGGTTATTGTTACGCCAGAACGTGAAATGGAAGGGTTAACTAGCAAACAAATTATTGAACAAATAATAGAAACCGTAGAGATTCCGAGATAG
- a CDS encoding DUF58 domain-containing protein, translated as MKKLYQSLFLNNRLFYILGSIAVLFIVGYFIPILFYISKILCLILALLVLIDIILLYKTKEGITVNRILPERLSNGDANKITLEITTSYPFISHLSIIEELPYQFQKRDFIFKLKLNPNQLKTLHYDVNPTARGNYDFGHVNVYASTPLQLATKKHTLGVPKTLKCYPSFLKLRAFDFKAFTDATLSYGTKKVRRIGHSLEFEQIKEYIAGDDIRTLNWKATAKRNQLMVNQYVEEKSQPVYSIIDKGRAMQMHFNNISLLDYAVNATLAISNVILRKQDKAGMLSFSKNLEDLIVAEQRNSQMNLISEALYNITTDFSESDFSSLYAIIKRKITNRSLLILYTNFETMDGLNRQLPYLRALAKNHLLLIVFFKNTELNTIINSKSENLQDVYDTIIAEKFMYEKKRIVKALQKYGIQSVLTEPQNLTGDTINKYLELKSRGLF; from the coding sequence ATGAAAAAATTATATCAGTCTTTATTTTTAAACAATAGATTGTTCTACATTTTAGGAAGTATTGCCGTACTTTTTATAGTGGGATATTTTATACCCATACTCTTTTACATTTCTAAAATTTTATGTCTTATTCTAGCGCTTTTAGTGTTAATAGATATAATATTACTATACAAAACTAAAGAAGGAATAACTGTTAATAGAATTTTGCCTGAGCGTTTATCTAATGGCGATGCCAATAAAATAACTCTTGAGATAACAACTAGTTATCCTTTCATTAGTCATTTATCTATTATTGAAGAGTTACCGTATCAATTTCAAAAACGCGATTTTATTTTTAAATTAAAGCTAAATCCCAATCAGCTTAAAACTTTGCATTACGATGTTAATCCTACAGCACGTGGAAACTATGATTTTGGACACGTTAATGTATACGCTTCTACCCCTTTACAATTAGCAACAAAAAAACACACTCTAGGAGTACCTAAGACCTTAAAATGTTATCCCTCTTTTTTAAAATTAAGAGCCTTCGATTTTAAAGCTTTTACCGATGCAACACTGTCTTATGGCACAAAAAAAGTGAGACGCATTGGACATTCTTTAGAGTTTGAACAAATTAAAGAATACATCGCTGGAGATGATATTAGGACTCTAAATTGGAAAGCAACTGCAAAGCGCAATCAACTTATGGTCAATCAGTATGTTGAAGAAAAATCGCAACCTGTATATTCCATAATAGACAAAGGGCGTGCCATGCAAATGCATTTTAATAATATTAGTTTATTAGATTATGCCGTAAATGCAACTCTTGCTATAAGTAATGTTATATTAAGAAAACAAGATAAAGCTGGCATGTTATCTTTTTCTAAAAATTTAGAAGATTTAATAGTCGCCGAGCAAAGGAATTCTCAAATGAATTTAATTTCCGAGGCGCTATACAATATAACAACAGATTTTTCTGAATCGGATTTTAGCAGTTTATACGCTATAATTAAACGTAAAATTACCAACAGAAGTTTATTAATTCTATATACGAATTTTGAAACTATGGATGGTTTAAATCGACAGCTCCCTTATTTAAGAGCTTTAGCAAAAAATCATTTACTATTAATTGTATTTTTTAAAAACACAGAGTTAAACACAATAATTAACTCTAAATCAGAAAACTTACAGGATGTTTACGATACAATTATTGCAGAGAAATTTATGTACGAAAAAAAACGAATTGTAAAAGCATTACAAAAATATGGTATTCAATCAGTTCTTACAGAACCACAAAATTTAACTGGAGATACCATAAATAAATATTTAGAATTAAAATCTAGAGGCCTTTTCTAG
- a CDS encoding DUF805 domain-containing protein, which yields MNWYLKVIKQYADFKGRARRKEYWMFFLFNILISYSIIILGYLLDVYILSLLSSLYSFAVIIPGLAVGVRRMHDVGKSGWYLLIPFYNLYLVCTDSETGTNKWGDNPKGLGNDSVIDAIGKE from the coding sequence ATGAATTGGTATTTAAAAGTTATAAAACAATACGCAGATTTTAAAGGACGAGCACGACGTAAAGAATATTGGATGTTTTTCTTATTTAACATCTTAATAAGTTACAGTATTATTATACTAGGCTATTTATTAGATGTTTACATTTTATCCTTATTATCTTCATTATACAGTTTTGCTGTAATAATTCCTGGATTAGCTGTAGGAGTTAGACGTATGCATGATGTAGGAAAAAGCGGGTGGTATTTATTAATACCTTTTTATAACTTGTATCTAGTATGTACAGATAGTGAAACTGGTACCAATAAATGGGGAGACAATCCTAAAGGTTTAGGAAATGATAGTGTTATAGATGCTATTGGAAAAGAATAA
- a CDS encoding DUF805 domain-containing protein, whose translation MNWYLKVIKEHYADFKGRARRQEYWMFVLINMIISWSISLLGYLFDVSIFSILSGIYSLAVFIPGFAVSVRRLHDVGKSGWFLLIAVIPIIGWIWLIVLMATDSEVGPNNWGDNPKGIGNDSVIDAIGKE comes from the coding sequence ATGAATTGGTATTTAAAAGTTATTAAAGAACATTATGCAGATTTTAAAGGGCGTGCAAGACGACAAGAATATTGGATGTTTGTATTAATAAACATGATTATTTCTTGGTCTATTTCCCTATTAGGTTACCTCTTTGATGTATCTATTTTTAGTATACTATCAGGTATATATTCTCTAGCTGTATTTATTCCTGGATTTGCCGTAAGTGTAAGAAGACTTCATGATGTTGGTAAAAGTGGATGGTTTCTTTTAATAGCTGTTATCCCTATTATTGGATGGATTTGGTTAATTGTACTTATGGCTACTGATAGTGAAGTTGGCCCTAATAATTGGGGAGACAACCCTAAAGGTATCGGAAATGATAGTGTTATAGATGCTATTGGAAAAGAATAA